AATTGACTGTTAGCTTGAGTATCTCGGAGCGTCTCATTGCCGTTTCATAGGCTAGCTCCGCTATGAGCGCCATGGTGGGTGTTAACTCTTTCAGCATCAGGTTCAGTTCATACGCACTGACTACCTTGTCGCTAGGCTTCGATGGCTTAGGAAGCGACACCTCAGTAACAGGGTTGGCAATGTTGATTAGGAGTTCACGCTTCGCATACTTGAAGAACCTAGACATGAACGCTAGCTGAGTCCTACAGGTGGCTGGCTTCACAGATTCCAGGCGCTTCAATTTGAAGTCGTTCACATCCTTAGGGGTGATTTGCTTGATGGGTTGTGGGAAGGCGTGAGCTAGCTGCTCAACGATTTGGATGGCATGGGCATAGCTACCCTTGCCCTTGAGAAGGGATTCACAGTAGGACATGCCTAGCGTGTAGATGGTGTGCTCTCGGTGTTGCTTGGTGACAGCCTCAAGCTTGCCAGCCCATGCTTGAGCTTCTTCCTGAGTCTTGAAGGTCTTGGACTGAGGGGGCTTACCCTTGAGTCTGA
The Pseudomonas sp. KU43P genome window above contains:
- a CDS encoding tyrosine-type recombinase/integrase, whose protein sequence is MATIRSLPSGNWNAQVRLKGKPPQSKTFKTQEEAQAWAGKLEAVTKQHREHTIYTLGMSYCESLLKGKGSYAHAIQIVEQLAHAFPQPIKQITPKDVNDFKLKRLESVKPATCRTQLAFMSRFFKYAKRELLINIANPVTEVSLPKPSKPSDKVVSAYELNLMLKELTPTMALIAELAYETAMRRSEILKLTVNCLHLEQRIADVVDGKNGTRSVPLTKRAIELLKKAICLAHAERIPKGRLFTVRPHSVSQAVRKARNRAGLDKSVKLHQLRHTRITNVAKKGFNNAQIMIVSGHRDTRSVARYSHLNAKDVLHLID